A single region of the Chionomys nivalis chromosome 5, mChiNiv1.1, whole genome shotgun sequence genome encodes:
- the LOC130874832 gene encoding olfactory receptor 2T2 yields the protein MESIYQNSTDFILLGLITHPAFPGLIFAVVFSIFVVAVTANLVMIMLIRLDSRLHTPMYFLLSQLSVMDTVYICITVPKMLQDLLSKEKTISFLGCALQIFLYLTLIGGEFFLLGLMAYDRFVAVCNPLRYPIIMSPRVCLFMVLGSWAGGSLDGFMLTPVTMSFPYCGSREINHFFCEIPAVLKLSCTDTSLYETLMYACCVLMLLIPISIISVSYTRILITVYHMSSAEGRRKAFATCSSHILVVSIFYGAAFYTNVLPHSYHTPEKDKVVSAFYTILTPMLNPLIYSLRNRDVAAALRNVLRKHGFSRTLQVGHVPGKY from the coding sequence ATGGAGTCTATTTACCAGAACTCCACTGACTTCATCCTGCTGGGCCTCATCACACACCCCGCATTTCCGGGGCTGATCTTTGCTGTGGTCTTCTCCATCTTTGTGGTGGCTGTAACAGCCAACTTGGTCATGATTATGCTCATCCGTTTGGACTCACGTcttcacacacccatgtacttcttGCTCAGCCAGTTGTCCGTCATGGATACGGTTTACATCTGTATCACTGTCCCCAAGATGCTCCAAGATCTCCTGTCCAAAGAAAAGACCATTTCCTTTCTGGGATGTGCACTGCAAATATTTCTGTACCTTACCCTGATTGGGGGAGAGTTTTTCCTGTTAGGCCTCATGGCTTATGATAGGTTTGTGGCTGTGTGCAACCCTCTACGGTACCCCATAATCATGAGTCCGAGAGTGTGTTTGTTTATGGTGCTGGGTTCTTGGGCTGGTGGATCTTTGGATGGATTCATGCTGACACCTGTCACGATGAGCTTTCCCTACTGTGGATCCCGAGAGATCAACCACTTTTTCTGTGAGATCCCAGCAGTGCTGAAGCTATCCTGCACAGACACATCACTCTATGAAACCCTGATGTACGCATGCTGTGTGCTGATGCTTCTCATCCCGATCTCCATCATCTCAGTCTCCTACACGCGCATCCTCATCACCGTCTACCACATGAGCTCCGCTGAGGGCCGCCGGAAAGCCTTCGCCACCTGTTCCTCCCACATTCTAGTGGTCAGCATCTTTTATGGGGCAGCCTTCTATACCAACGTACTGCCCCATTCCTACCACACCCCTGAGAAGGACAAGGTCGTGTCAGCCTTCTACACCATCCTCACTCCCATGCTGAACCCCCTCATTTACAGCTTAAGGAACAGAGATGTGGCTGCAGCTCTAAGAAATGTCCTGCGGAAACATGGCTTCTCCCGCACATTACAAGTGGGGCACGTGCCTGGGAAATACTAG